A genome region from Haliotis asinina isolate JCU_RB_2024 chromosome 11, JCU_Hal_asi_v2, whole genome shotgun sequence includes the following:
- the LOC137255358 gene encoding uncharacterized protein — MAEINSSLLTHIYLSGGRVKTHDETKEFPCLPNPLVPCPLCATPTRSLYPVCHTYSFPVPCLPNPLLPCPLCATPTPSLSPLCHTYSFPVPSVPHLLLPCPLSAKPTPSLSPLCHTYSFPVPSVPHLLLPRPLCAAPTPSLSPVCQTHSFPVPRLPHLLFSCPLCDTPTLSLSPLCHTHSFPVPGVPHPLFPRPLSATPTPSRYPVYHTHSFPVLCVPHPLLPRPLSATPTPSPSPLCHTYSFPVPCLPNPLLPCPLCATPTPSPSPVCHTYSFPVPCVTHLLFPYPHSATPTRSLSPVCHTHFFPVPCLPHLLLPGTLCTTPSPSPSSVCHTHSGFPVHCLPHLLLPRPLCVTPIPCPSRVCHTYSFPVPCVSHPLLPRPLCVTPTPSPSTVCHIHSFPIPFVPRLYLPSPLSATPSLSMSPSATPTPSPSPV; from the exons ATGGCGGAGATAAACTCTTCTTTGTTAA CACATATCTATTTATCTGGTGGGCGCGttaagactcatgatgaaaccAAGGAATTCCCCTGTCTGCCAAACCCACTCGTTCCCTGTCCCCTGTGTGCCACACCCACTCGTTCCCTGTACCCTGTGTGCCACACCTATTCCTTCCCTGTCCCCTGTCTGCCAAACCCACTCCTTCCCTGTCCCCTGTGTGCCACACCTACTCCTTCCCTGTCCCCTCTGTGCCACACCTACTCCTTCCCCGTCCCCTCTGTGCCGCACCTACTCCTTCCCTGTCCCCTGTCTGCCAAACCCACTCCTTCCCTGTCCCCTCTGTGCCACACCTACTCCTTCCCTGTCCCCTCTGTGCCACACCTACTCCTTCCCCGTCCCCTCTGTGCCGCACCTACTCCTTCCCTGTCCCCTGTCTGCCAAACCCACTCCTTCCCCGTCCCCCGTCTGCCACACCTACTCTTTTCCTGTCCCCTGTGTGACACACCTACTCTTTCCCTATCCCCACTCTGCCACACCCACTCGTTCCCTGTCCCCGGTGTGCCACACCCACTCTTTCCCCGTCCCCTGTCTGCCACACCTACTCCTTCCCGGTACCCTGTGTACCACACCCACTCTTTCCCCGTCCTCTGTGTGCCACACCCACTCCTTCCCCGTCCACTGTCTGCCACACCTACTCCTTCCCCGTCCCCTCTGTGCCACACCTACTCCTTCCCTGTCCCCTGTCTGCCAAACCCACTCCTTCCCTGTCCCCTCTGTGCCACACCTACTCCTTCCCCGTCCCCCGTCTGCCACACCTACTCTTTTCCTGTCCCCTGTGTGACACACCTACTCTTTCCCTATCCCCACTCTGCCACACCCACTCGTTCCCTGTCCCCTGTGTGCCACACCCACTTTTTCCCCGTCCCCTGTCTGCCACACCTACTCCTTCCCGGTACCCTGTGTACCACACCCTCTCCTTCCCCGTCCTCTGTGTGCCACACCCACTCGGGCTTCCCCGTCCACTGTCTGCCACACCTACTCCTTCCCCGTCCCCTGTGTGTCACACCAATTCCTTGCCCGTCCCGTGTGTGCCACACCTACTCCTTCCCCGTCCCGTGTGTGTCACACCCACTCCTTCCCCGTCCCCTGTGTGTCACACCTACTCCTTCCCCGTCCACTGTCTGCCACATCCACTCCTTCCCCATCCCCTTTGTGCCACGTCTATATCTTCCTAGTCCCCTGTCTGCCACACCTTCTCTTTCAATGTCCCCGTCTGCCACACCTACTCCTTCCCCGTCCCCTGTGTGA